The following are encoded together in the Hoplias malabaricus isolate fHopMal1 chromosome 3, fHopMal1.hap1, whole genome shotgun sequence genome:
- the LOC136690703 gene encoding neuronal acetylcholine receptor subunit alpha-2 — protein MPSLYCAPLLGFLMVLMASFPLQVCSSRGVRVKAEERLLRTLFSDYNKLALPVPSITDVVRVHFGLSIAQIIDVDEKNQMMTTNVWVKHEWNDYKLRWNPGDYANISSVRIPAQFIWRPDIVLYNNADGDFTVTRLTKAHLFHNGQVTWVPPAIYKSSCSIDVTFFPFDQQNCTMKFGSWTYDRGKIDLVKMADHVDLLDYWESGEWMIVNAVAKYNVKKYQCCSEVYSDITYSFVIRRMPLFYTINLIVPCLLISFLTVLVFYLPSDCGEKVTMCVSVLLSLTVFFLVITEIIPSTSLVIPLIGEYLLFTMIFITLSIIITIFVLNVHHRSPQTHSMPRWVKWLFLDVVPRFLFIRRPLVVHRNNCVSFGTPSEGSQSRRRPSNPTNERRSEKTLFHSCKHRSLSPCSTTSVNELPQRHPVLRPTTSCSSLATEDSAVIPAQKANPPSNPEAHKTTGRLQCRKKVRSLSAQYGLGTKQQETKAMIRCHSCSVQYCCSHEENKRWPSFFHCSSLEEEDSMAPRKTWKCLPETLLATGYTKTTTAQKDLDFLLSPAVKQAIESVQCIADHLRAEHMDFSVKEEWKYVAMVIDRIFLWMFVLVCIFGTLGLFLPPWWAGING, from the exons ATGCCCTCCCTCTATTGTGCTCCTCTGTTGGGCTTCCTGATGGTTCTGATGGCTTCTTTCCCTCTGCAAG TCTGCAGCTCCAGAGGAGTTCGGGTGAAAGCTGAGGAGAGGCTGCTAAGGACTCTGTTTTCTGATTATAATAAACTGGCTCTGCCTGTTCCCTCCATCACCGATGTGGTGCGAGTTCACTTCGGCCTCTCCATCGCTCAGATCATCGATGTG GATGAGAAGAATCAAATGATGACTACCAATGTGTGGGTGAAGCAT GAATGGAACGACTACAAGTTGCGCTGGAACCCGGGAGATTACGCCAATATTTCCTCTGTTAGGATCCCAGCTCAGTTCATATGGAGGCCAGATATAGTGTTGTACAACAA TGCAGACGGAGATTTCACAGTCACCCGCCTGACCAAAGCACACCTGTTCCACAATGGTCAGGTCACTTGGGTCCCCCCAGCCATCTATAAGAGCTCCTGCAGCATTGATGTCACCTTCTTCCCCTTTGACCAACAAAATTGCACCATGAAATTCGGCTCCTGGACCTACGACCGAGGCAAGATCGACTTGGTCAagatggctgaccatgtggaCTTGCTGGACTACTGGGAGAGTGGAGAGTGGATGATTGTGAATGCCGTGGCCAAATACAACGTGAAAAAGTATCAGTGCTGCTCAGAGGTGTACTCTGACATCACCTACTCCTTCGTTATCAGAAGAATGCCATTGTTTTATACCATCAACCTCATAGTCCCATGTTTGCTGATCTCCTTCTTGACTGTTCTGGTCTTCTACTTGCCTTCAGACTGTGGGGAGAAGGTGACcatgtgtgtctctgtgctcCTTTCCCTCACTGTCTTCTTTCTGGTCATTACTGAGATTATCCCCTCTACGTCACTGGTCATTCCACTGATTGGTGAATATCTGCTCTTCACGATGATCTTCATCACGCTGtctatcatcatcaccatcttcGTGCTCAACGTCCATCACCGGtccccacaaacacactccaTGCCCCGGTGGGTAAAGTGGCTTTTTCTAGACGTTGTACCTCGGTTCCTGTTCATccggcgccctcttgtggtgcACAGGAACAACTGCGTGAGCTTTGGAACACCTTCAGAAGGTTCTCAAAGCAGGAGGAGACCCAGCAACCCGACAAATGAAAGGAGAAGTGAGAAGACCCTCTTTCACAGTTGCAAGCATAGAAGTTTGAGCCCATGCTCCACTACATCAGTGAATGAGCTTCCACAGAGACATCCAGTCCTCAGACCCACAACAAGCTGTTCCTCTCTTGCTACAGAAGATTCAGCAGTGATACCAGCACAAAAAGCTAACCCTCCTTCAAATCCTGAAGCCCACAAAACCACAGGAAGACTGCAATGCCGGAAAAAGGTGCGCTCACTTAGTGCACAATATGGGCTTGGGACTAAACAGCAAGAGACTAAAGCTATGATAAGATGTCATTCTTGTAGCGTTCAGTACTGCTGTTCACATGAAGAGAATAAGAGATGGCCTTCCTTCTTTCACTGCTCTTCTCTAGAAGAAGAAGACAGCATGGCGCCGAGGAAGACTTGGAAATGTCTGCCTGAGACTTTGTTAGCAACAGGTTACACCAAAACAACAACTGCACAAAAGGATCTAGACTTCTTGCTGTCTCCTGCGGTAAAGCAGGCCATTGAGAGCGTGCAGTGCATTGCAGACCACCTCCGGGCAGAACACATGGACTTCTCT GTAAAAGAAGAATGGAAGTACGTAGCTATGGTGATTGATCGGATCTTCCTGTGGatgtttgtgttggtgtgtatatTTGGCACCCTAGGACTTTTCCTCCCCCCTTGGTGGGCTGGAATTAATGGATGA
- the arfrp1 gene encoding ADP-ribosylation factor-related protein 1, which translates to MYTLLSGLYKYMFQKDEYCILILGLDNAGKTTFLEQTKTKFSKNYKGMSLSKITTTVGLNIGTIDVGKARLMFWDLGGQEELQSLWDKYYAESHGVIYVIDSTDEERLMESKEAFEKMISSEALESVPLLVLANKQDVENCLSVPDIKTAFSDCAPKIGKRDCLVQPCTALTGDGVNEGIEWMVKCVVRNIHRPPRQKDIT; encoded by the exons ATGTACACGCTATTGTCAGGGCTTTACAAGTACATGTTTCAGAAGGACGAGTACTGCATCTTGATTCTGGGACTCGATAATGCAGGCAAAACG ACATTTCTGGAACAGACGAAAACAAAATTCAGCAAGAACTACAAAGGAATGAGCCTCTCCAAAATCACAACCACTGTCGGTTTGAACA TTGGCACCATTGATGTAGGTAAAGCACGTCTGATGTTTTGGGATCTTGGAGGACAAGAAGAACTGCAGTCATTATGGGACAAA TACTATGCAGAATCTCATGGAGTTATATACGTTATTGACTCCACGGATGAAGAGCGGTTAATGGAGTCAAAGGAAGCATTTG AGAAGATGATTAGTAGTGAGGCTCTTGAAAGTGTTCCCCTCCTTGTGCTTGCAAATAAGCAGGATGTAGAG aattgtCTGTCTGTACCAGACATTAAGACAGCATTCAGTGACTGTGCTCCCAAAATCGGTAAAAGGGACTGTCTGGTCCAGCCCTGCACTGCTCTAACAGG tgacgGGGTGAACGAAGGAATCGAGTGGATGGTAAAATGTGTTGTCCGGAACATACATCGTCCACCTCGACAAAAGGACATTACATAG